One window from the genome of Candidatus Didemnitutus sp. encodes:
- the gcvH gene encoding glycine cleavage system protein GcvH, with the protein MSNIPSDLKYAKSHEWLKLAGDGTALVGITDHAQAALGDITFVQLPSVGKALKAGESFGVVESVKAASDIYAPVAGTVVEVNKALDANPEKVNHAPYAEGWMLKLKLANPADAEALLSSDDYAKVAG; encoded by the coding sequence ATGAGCAACATCCCCTCCGATCTCAAATACGCGAAGTCCCACGAATGGCTGAAACTCGCCGGTGACGGCACGGCGCTCGTCGGCATCACCGATCACGCGCAGGCCGCGCTCGGCGACATCACGTTCGTGCAGCTTCCGAGCGTCGGCAAGGCGCTGAAAGCCGGTGAGTCGTTCGGTGTCGTCGAGTCCGTCAAGGCCGCGTCCGACATCTACGCGCCGGTCGCTGGCACGGTGGTCGAGGTCAACAAGGCACTCGATGCGAACCCCGAAAAGGTGAACCACGCGCCTTACGCCGAGGGCTGGATGCTGAAGCTCAAGCTCGCCAATCCGGCCGACGCTGAGGCGCTGCTTTCGTCAGACGATTACGCCAAGGTCGCCGGCTGA
- the lgt gene encoding prolipoprotein diacylglyceryl transferase: MSLLAFWVHDLSPFLIRFGDNFGIRYYGLAYLLGFVAAGFLFLRYHRAGKTPLEPETATDLVVAIVAGVILGGRIGYFVFYQPEILLHNPIALFKVWEGGMASHGAFIGVTVALWLFTRGRKVSFLHIGDLVVSTAPVGLFLGRVANFINGELWGKPSRVPWAVIFPHSAEPGMPAHLILPRHPSQLYEAATEGLLLFAFAQWRLWKTDVVQREPGRLAGEFLIAYALVRMFCELFREPDAALIMGLSRGTFYSVFLIAAGLVLIAFTRRPKISVG; the protein is encoded by the coding sequence GTGTCACTTCTCGCCTTCTGGGTTCACGATCTCAGCCCGTTTCTCATCCGCTTCGGCGACAACTTCGGCATCCGTTACTACGGCCTCGCCTATCTGCTCGGTTTCGTCGCCGCCGGATTTCTCTTTCTACGCTACCATCGCGCCGGAAAGACGCCGCTCGAACCGGAAACCGCGACCGACTTGGTGGTCGCGATCGTCGCCGGCGTAATCCTGGGCGGCCGCATCGGCTACTTCGTTTTCTACCAGCCCGAGATCCTGCTGCATAATCCGATCGCGCTCTTCAAAGTCTGGGAAGGCGGCATGGCGAGCCACGGCGCTTTCATCGGCGTGACCGTCGCGCTCTGGCTCTTCACCCGCGGCAGGAAGGTGTCTTTCCTGCACATCGGGGACTTGGTCGTCAGCACCGCGCCGGTCGGGCTCTTCCTCGGACGCGTGGCCAATTTCATCAACGGCGAACTCTGGGGCAAACCGAGCCGCGTGCCGTGGGCGGTGATCTTCCCGCACAGCGCCGAGCCCGGCATGCCGGCGCACCTCATCCTGCCGCGCCATCCGTCGCAACTCTACGAAGCCGCGACGGAAGGATTGCTGCTGTTCGCCTTCGCGCAGTGGCGACTGTGGAAAACCGACGTCGTGCAGCGCGAGCCGGGCCGGCTGGCCGGCGAATTCCTCATCGCCTACGCGCTGGTGCGCATGTTCTGCGAACTCTTTCGCGAACCCGACGCGGCACTGATCATGGGCCTGAGCCGCGGGACGTTCTACTCGGTCTTCCTGATCGCCGCGGGCCTCGTCCTCATTGCATTCACGCGTCGCCCGAAGATTTCCGTGGGCTAA
- a CDS encoding HlyC/CorC family transporter, whose amino-acid sequence MFGFVFAVLFTLGISFWCSLLEALVLSTTTAEVEALKRAKPARGKLLEDFRTNMDETISSILTLNTMAHTLGSVIVGALGADLFGHASLGFISGGMTLGILILSEVIPKNLGVVHRPALQPHVVYPLLWMTRVLRPITWLCKQVVKIVVGKKALHQKADREIILLAEKGAQEGTISRSESSIITNALSLDDVRVDEIMTPRIVVTALPRNSTIGEVFREYPNVPFARIPVYGKNLDDMVGLVRRRDLLKSKANDQDFELVEKLMQEVQFIPETVTVAQALQQFLKTHQQIAVVVDEFGATTGVLTMEDIMEHILGKEIFEKDDVAVDMRELARAKSQKLTRTRRGETPTKS is encoded by the coding sequence ATGTTCGGCTTCGTCTTCGCGGTCCTGTTCACGCTCGGCATCTCCTTCTGGTGCTCGCTGCTGGAGGCGCTCGTGCTCAGCACGACGACCGCCGAGGTCGAGGCGCTGAAGCGCGCCAAGCCCGCGCGCGGAAAGCTGCTGGAGGATTTCCGCACCAACATGGACGAGACCATCTCGTCCATCCTCACCCTCAACACGATGGCGCACACCCTCGGCTCCGTCATCGTCGGCGCGCTGGGCGCGGATCTGTTCGGCCACGCCTCGCTGGGCTTCATCTCCGGCGGCATGACGCTCGGCATCCTCATCCTTTCCGAAGTCATCCCCAAGAACCTCGGCGTCGTCCACCGCCCGGCCCTGCAACCGCATGTCGTCTATCCGCTGCTCTGGATGACACGTGTCCTGCGCCCGATCACTTGGCTCTGCAAGCAGGTCGTGAAGATCGTCGTCGGCAAGAAGGCACTCCACCAGAAAGCCGACCGCGAAATCATCCTGCTCGCCGAAAAAGGCGCGCAGGAGGGCACGATTTCGCGCAGCGAATCGAGCATCATCACCAACGCCCTCTCGCTCGACGACGTGCGCGTCGACGAGATCATGACGCCGCGCATCGTCGTGACGGCGCTGCCCCGCAATTCCACCATCGGAGAAGTTTTCCGCGAATACCCGAACGTGCCCTTCGCGCGCATTCCCGTTTACGGCAAGAATCTCGACGACATGGTCGGCCTCGTCCGCCGACGCGACCTGCTGAAGTCGAAGGCCAACGACCAGGATTTCGAGCTCGTCGAGAAACTCATGCAGGAGGTGCAGTTCATCCCCGAAACGGTGACCGTCGCCCAGGCGCTCCAACAGTTTCTGAAAACCCACCAGCAGATCGCCGTCGTCGTCGACGAATTCGGCGCCACCACCGGCGTGCTCACGATGGAGGACATCATGGAGCACATCCTCGGCAAAGAGATCTTCGAAAAGGACGACGTCGCCGTCGACATGCGCGAACTCGCCCGTGCCAAATCGCAAAAACTCACCCGGACGCGCCGCGGCGAGACGCCCACCAAATCCTAA
- the gcvT gene encoding glycine cleavage system aminomethyltransferase GcvT codes for MSAPKTTPLNAFHRRNGGRMVDFAGWDMPVQYKSILDEHKAVRQRAGLFDVSHMGEADVQGPDALKFLQRLVTNDCTKLFPGRVLYTTMCYPHGGVVDDLLVYMRGTDDYFLCINAGNIDKDIAWMQEQVKGFNCTVVNRSADYGQIAVQGPRAIEIVQPLTKTNLADVKYYHFTDGEVAGVKCIISRTGYTGEDGVELYCAAGETEKLAEAVLAAGQPLGLELAGLGSRDSLRLEAGFPLYGHEITQDINPISAGLGWVVKFDKGGFTGSDVLAAEKANGPKQRVVFFKTGDRRIVRAETPVLNAAGATVGRVLSGTLSPILNEAIGSALVDAAAAKEQLLVDIRGTKLPLTLTKPPFVALKKN; via the coding sequence ATGAGCGCACCGAAAACGACACCCCTCAACGCGTTTCATCGTCGGAACGGCGGCCGTATGGTCGATTTCGCGGGCTGGGACATGCCCGTGCAATACAAGAGCATCCTCGACGAGCACAAAGCCGTGCGCCAGCGCGCCGGCCTGTTCGACGTGAGTCACATGGGCGAGGCCGACGTGCAGGGCCCTGACGCGCTCAAGTTTCTCCAGCGCCTCGTCACCAACGACTGCACCAAACTTTTCCCCGGCCGCGTGCTCTACACGACGATGTGCTATCCGCACGGCGGCGTCGTCGATGACTTGCTCGTCTACATGCGCGGCACGGACGACTACTTCCTCTGCATCAACGCCGGTAACATCGACAAGGACATCGCCTGGATGCAGGAGCAGGTAAAGGGCTTCAACTGCACCGTGGTGAACCGCTCCGCCGACTACGGCCAGATCGCCGTGCAAGGTCCGCGCGCGATCGAGATCGTCCAGCCGCTCACGAAAACGAATCTGGCGGACGTGAAGTATTACCACTTCACCGACGGCGAGGTCGCCGGCGTGAAGTGCATCATCAGCCGCACCGGCTACACCGGCGAAGACGGCGTGGAGCTTTACTGTGCTGCTGGCGAAACCGAGAAACTTGCCGAAGCCGTGCTCGCCGCCGGCCAGCCGCTCGGACTCGAACTCGCCGGTCTCGGCTCGCGCGATTCGCTGCGTCTCGAGGCGGGTTTCCCGCTCTACGGCCACGAGATCACGCAGGACATCAACCCGATCAGCGCCGGCCTCGGCTGGGTCGTGAAGTTCGACAAAGGCGGCTTCACCGGCTCCGACGTGCTCGCCGCCGAAAAGGCCAACGGCCCGAAGCAACGCGTGGTGTTCTTCAAGACCGGCGACCGCCGCATCGTGCGCGCCGAGACGCCCGTGCTGAACGCCGCCGGCGCGACCGTCGGCCGCGTGCTCTCCGGCACGCTCTCGCCGATTCTCAACGAGGCGATCGGTTCTGCGCTGGTCGACGCCGCCGCGGCGAAGGAGCAACTCCTCGTCGACATCCGCGGCACGAAGCTCCCGCTGACGCTCACCAAGCCGCCGTTCGTCGCGCTGAAGAAAAATTGA
- a CDS encoding efflux RND transporter periplasmic adaptor subunit has translation MRPVTRLFAAGCAGLFLIASGCAKKDAAGPVASAAKAKQPVEVVTVARRDLVESLSLVGSLAPNETAQIRAEVSGQVRAVLFEEGESVAKDKVLVRVDDAELRAQAAQAESRFRLAELNLKRSEDLTQAKSMSQAEADRMRSEYATAEAELQLLRVRLAKTEIKAPFDGIVGARTISPGDYITAATVITTLDDLSRMKVEFQVPERFAERVKQGSEFSLRAQTPTGEARAKGEVYFVASVIDRLTRSTQVKGYIGRDITGLKPGMFANIDLVLQVRRNVLTVPEGAILTTPKGTQIIVARTKGADQVADMVPVTLGLREKGLVEITPLKADAIGVDEPVVASGVGGLIIFPGTVLEPRPLRQEFRVGE, from the coding sequence ATGCGTCCCGTTACCCGACTGTTCGCTGCCGGCTGCGCCGGTTTGTTTCTAATTGCCTCCGGCTGTGCGAAGAAAGACGCAGCCGGTCCGGTGGCGAGCGCGGCCAAGGCCAAGCAACCGGTCGAGGTGGTGACCGTGGCCCGGCGCGACCTCGTGGAGTCGCTTTCGCTCGTAGGTTCGCTGGCGCCGAACGAGACGGCGCAAATCCGCGCCGAAGTTTCCGGACAAGTGCGCGCGGTGCTCTTCGAGGAAGGTGAGTCGGTGGCCAAGGACAAGGTGCTCGTGCGCGTCGACGATGCGGAGTTGCGTGCGCAGGCGGCGCAGGCCGAGTCGCGTTTCCGTCTCGCGGAGCTGAATCTCAAGCGCTCCGAGGACCTCACGCAGGCCAAGTCGATGTCCCAGGCCGAGGCGGACCGCATGCGTTCCGAATACGCCACCGCGGAGGCCGAATTGCAGCTGCTGCGCGTGCGTCTCGCGAAGACGGAGATCAAGGCGCCGTTCGACGGCATCGTCGGCGCGCGCACGATTTCCCCGGGCGACTACATCACCGCGGCGACCGTCATCACGACGCTCGACGATCTCAGCCGCATGAAGGTGGAGTTCCAGGTTCCGGAGCGCTTCGCCGAGCGGGTGAAGCAGGGTTCGGAGTTCTCGCTGCGCGCGCAGACGCCGACCGGTGAAGCGCGCGCGAAAGGCGAAGTCTATTTCGTTGCCTCCGTCATCGATCGCCTGACCCGCTCCACTCAGGTGAAAGGCTACATCGGCCGGGACATCACGGGGCTCAAGCCCGGCATGTTCGCCAACATCGACCTGGTGCTCCAAGTGCGCCGCAACGTGCTCACTGTGCCGGAAGGCGCGATCCTCACCACGCCCAAGGGCACGCAGATCATCGTCGCGCGCACGAAAGGGGCGGACCAAGTCGCCGACATGGTGCCCGTGACGCTCGGCTTGCGCGAGAAGGGTTTGGTCGAGATCACGCCGCTGAAGGCCGACGCGATCGGCGTCGACGAGCCGGTCGTCGCCTCCGGTGTCGGCGGACTGATCATTTTCCCCGGCACGGTGCTCGAGCCGCGTCCGCTGCGGCAGGAATTCCGCGTGGGAGAGTGA